One window of the Melanotaenia boesemani isolate fMelBoe1 chromosome 14, fMelBoe1.pri, whole genome shotgun sequence genome contains the following:
- the LOC121652717 gene encoding tetratricopeptide repeat protein 39C-like isoform X1 has product MAGPEQSQQQQQVEEKAERIDDAEMALQGINMLLNNGFKESDELFKRYRTQSPLMSFGASFVSFLNAMMTFEEEKMQTACDDLRTTEKLCESDSAGVLETIRNKIKKSMDSQRSGVVVVDRLQRQIIVADCQVYLAVLSFVKQELSAYIKGGWILRKAWKMYNKCHSDISQLQETCQRRSSGNHETFSADNANHNEPVENGVTAEALDRLKGSVSFGYGLFHLCISMVPPHLLKIINLLGFPGDRLQGLSSLMYASESKDMKAPLATLALLWYHTVVLPFFALDGSDTNAGLMEAKAILQRKSVVYPNSSLFMFFKGRVQRLECHINSALACFHDALELASDQREIQHVCLYEIGWCSMIEMNFEDAYRAFERLKNESRWSQCYYAYLTGVCQGASGDLDGASGVFKDVQKLFKRKNNQIEQFAVKRVGITLTNTHFSFFSPYSERCHKCFLLFDSYLQAERLRKVSPTRELCILGVIEVLYLWKALPNCSSSKLQIMNQVLQSLDDASCRGLKHLLLGSIHKCHGNMRDAVQSFQLAARDEYGRQINSYIQPYAVYELGCILIAKPETVGKGRSFLLQAKEDFTGYDFENRLHVRIHSALASLKEMVPQ; this is encoded by the exons ATGGCGGGTCCCGAGCagtcccagcagcagcagcaggtagaGGAGAAGGCGGAGCGCATAGATGATGCTGAGATGGCTCTGCAAGGCATAAACATGCTCCTCAACAACGGATTCAAAGAAAGCGACGAGCTTTTCAAGAGATACAG GACACAGAGCCCATTGATGAGCTTTGGGGCCAGTTTTGTCAGCTTCCTG AATGCTATGATGACATTTGAGGAGGAGAAGATGCAGACCGCCTGTGACGACCTGAGGACCACCGAGAAACTGTGTGAGAGCGACAGCGCGGGAGTGTTAGAGACAATCAGAAACAAGATTAAAAAGAGT ATGGACTCCCAAAGGTCAggcgtggtggtggtggaccgCCTGCAGAGACAAATCATTGTCGCCGACTGCCAAGTGTACCTGGCCGTTCTGTCATTCGTCAAACAAGAACTCTCAG CATATATTAAAGGAGGCTGGATTCTCCGTAAAGCATGGAAGATGTACAATAAATGCCACAGCGACATCAGCCAGCTACAGGAAACCTGTCAGCGGAGGTCGTCTGGCAACCACGAGACCTTCTCAGCTGACAACGCCAATCACAATGAACCGGTGGAGAACGGTGTGACAGCAGAGGCCCTGGACCGACTCAAGGGCTCCGTCAGCTTCGGCTATGGCCTCTTCCACCTGTGTATATCAATGGTACCACCACACCTGCTCAAGATTATCAACCTCCTGGGTTTCCCCGGTGACCGTCTCCAGGGCCTGTCCTCCCTCATGTACGCCAGTGAGAGCAAAGACATGAAAGCACCTCTAGCTAC GTTGGCCCTCTTGTGGTACCACACAGTGGTGCTGCCTTTCTTTGCTCTGGACGGCTCTGACACAAATGCTGGTCTGATGGAAGCCAAAGCTATTCTCCAGAGAAAGTCGGTTGTGTACCCCAACTCCTCCCTCTTCATGTTCTTTAAGGGACGAGTTCAAAGGCTAGAG TGCCATATCAACAGTGCTTTGGCCTGTTTCCATGATGCATTAGAACTTGCATCAGACCAAAGAGAGATCCAGCATGTGTGTCTCTATGAGATTG GTTGGTGTAGTATGATAGAGATGAATTTTGAAGATGCCTACAGAGCATTTGAAAGACTGAAGAATGAGTCCCGCTGGTCACAGTGCTACTATGCCTACCTGACTGGAG TGTGTCAGGGTGCTTCAGGGGATCTGGATGGAGCAAGTGGCGTTTTCAAAGATGTGCAGAAGCTtttcaagagaaaaaacaaccaGATAGAGCAGTTTGCTGTCAAAAGGGTTGGAATTACCTTAACTAATacacatttcagttttttttccccctattcTGAAAGATGTCATAAATGTTTCCTTCTGTTTGATTCATATCTGCAGGCTGAGAGATTGAGAAAAGTCTCACCCACCAGAGAGCTATGCATCCTGGGCGTCATCGAAGTGCTTTATCTCTGGAAAGCACTTCCAAACTGCTCCTCATCGAAACTGCAGATAATGAATCAGG TATTACAGAGTTTAGATGATGCATCGTGCAGAGGCCTGAAGCATCTCCTTCTCGGTTCCATTCATAAATGCCATGGAAACATGAGAGATGCTGTTCAG TCATTCCAGCTGGCTGCTAGAGATGAATATGGACGACAGATCAACTCATACATTCAGCCTTATGCCGTCTATGAGCTGGGATGTATACTCATTGCAAAACCAGAG ACGGTGGGAAAGGGAAGATCATTTCTTCTTCAAGCCAag gaGGATTTTACAGGCTACGACTTTGAAAACCGACTTCATGTTCGCATCCATTCAGCCTTGGCTTCTTTGAAGGAAATGGTGCCTCAGTAA
- the agxta gene encoding alanine--glyoxylate and serine--pyruvate aminotransferase a, giving the protein MSLVSIPPPQCLQKPLLVPHRHMFGPGPSNVPPRIVEAGAKPVIGHMHPEIFEIMSDIKSGIQYIFQTHNKMTFVVSGAGHSAMECAIFNTVESGDSVLTAVNGIWGERATEMAERIGAKVNTIVAPPGGYLSNTDIEKALSKHRPVLFFVAHGESTTGVLHPLDGIGDLCHKYNCLLLVDSVASIGGTPLYMDQQGIDILYTGSQKVLNAPPGTAPISFSERACQKIFNRKTKPVSFFLDLSWLANYWGCDDKPRVYHHTGPVTALYALRESLAVLAEEGLENSWKRHQNVAEYFHAGLENMGLKLFVKEKHVRLPTVTTIVAPHGYDWKEITSYIMKTHNLEISGGLGSSVGLVLRVGLMGCNSSKANVDMVLAALKDALKHCHKSKV; this is encoded by the exons ATGTCTCTCGTCTCCATACCGCCACCACAATGCCTGCAGAAGCCTCTGCTGGTTCCGCATCGTCATATGTTTGGACCAGGACCTTCCAACGTTCCTCCACGCATCGTGGAGGCTGGAGCCAAGCCTGTTATTGGACACATGCACCCAGAGATATTTGAG ATCATGAGCGACATCAAAAGTGGAATCCAGTACATATTCCAGACTCATAACAAGATGACTTTTGTTGTGAGTGGCGCTGGCCACTCTGCGATGGAGTGTGCCATCTTCAACACGGTGGAGTCTGGGGACAGCGTGCTGACAGCGGTGAATGGCATCTGGGGAGAGCGGGCAACAGAAATGGCAGAAAGGATAG GTGCCAAAGTAAACACCATAGTGGCGCCACCTGGTGGCTACTTGTCCAACACTGACATTGAAAAG GCTTTATCAAAACACAGACCAGTGCTGTTCTTTGTTGCACATGGAGAGTCCACTACAGGAGTCCTGCATCCACTGGATGGCATTGGAGACCTGTGCCATAA GTATAACTGCCTGTTGCTTGTCGACTCTGTGGCTTCAATAGGAGGAACCCCTCTCTACATGGACCAACAAG GGATTGACATCCTGTACACAGGCTCCCAAAAGGTTCTGAATGCCCCTCCGGGTACAGCGCCCATCTCATTCAGTGAAAGAGCATG TCAAAAGATTTTCAACCGAAAGACAAAACCGGTGTCGTTCTTCTTGGATTTGAGTTGGCTTGCAAACTACTGGGGATGTGATGACAAGCCGAGAGT ATATCACCACACCGGTCCTGTCACGGCTTTATACGCCCTGAGGGAGAGTCTGGCAGTCCTCGCTGAAGAG GGTCTGGAGAATTCCTGGAAAAGACATCAAAATGTGGCTGAATATTTCCACGCTGGCCTGGAGAACATGGGTCTCAAACTTTTTGTCAAAGAAAAG CATGTAAGGCTGCCTACAGTTACCACCATCGTTGCTCCTCATGGATACGACTGGAAAGAGATCACAAGCTACATCATGAAAACTCACAATCTAGAGATTTCTGGAGGGCTGGGATCATCAGTCGGCTTG gtgCTGCGTGTGGGACTGATGGGATGTAACAGCAGCAAGGCTAATGTGGACATGGTGCTTGCAGCGCTGAAAGATGCTCTGAAACACTGTCACAAGAGCAAAGTTTGA
- the LOC121652717 gene encoding tetratricopeptide repeat protein 39C-like isoform X2 — MAGPEQSQQQQQVEEKAERIDDAEMALQGINMLLNNGFKESDELFKRYRTQSPLMSFGASFVSFLNAMMTFEEEKMQTACDDLRTTEKLCESDSAGVLETIRNKIKKSMDSQRSGVVVVDRLQRQIIVADCQVYLAVLSFVKQELSAYIKGGWILRKAWKMYNKCHSDISQLQETCQRRSSGNHETFSADNANHNEPVENGVTAEALDRLKGSVSFGYGLFHLCISMVPPHLLKIINLLGFPGDRLQGLSSLMYASESKDMKAPLATLALLWYHTVVLPFFALDGSDTNAGLMEAKAILQRKSVVYPNSSLFMFFKGRVQRLECHINSALACFHDALELASDQREIQHVCLYEIGWCSMIEMNFEDAYRAFERLKNESRWSQCYYAYLTGVCQGASGDLDGASGVFKDVQKLFKRKNNQIEQFAVKRAERLRKVSPTRELCILGVIEVLYLWKALPNCSSSKLQIMNQVLQSLDDASCRGLKHLLLGSIHKCHGNMRDAVQSFQLAARDEYGRQINSYIQPYAVYELGCILIAKPETVGKGRSFLLQAKEDFTGYDFENRLHVRIHSALASLKEMVPQ; from the exons ATGGCGGGTCCCGAGCagtcccagcagcagcagcaggtagaGGAGAAGGCGGAGCGCATAGATGATGCTGAGATGGCTCTGCAAGGCATAAACATGCTCCTCAACAACGGATTCAAAGAAAGCGACGAGCTTTTCAAGAGATACAG GACACAGAGCCCATTGATGAGCTTTGGGGCCAGTTTTGTCAGCTTCCTG AATGCTATGATGACATTTGAGGAGGAGAAGATGCAGACCGCCTGTGACGACCTGAGGACCACCGAGAAACTGTGTGAGAGCGACAGCGCGGGAGTGTTAGAGACAATCAGAAACAAGATTAAAAAGAGT ATGGACTCCCAAAGGTCAggcgtggtggtggtggaccgCCTGCAGAGACAAATCATTGTCGCCGACTGCCAAGTGTACCTGGCCGTTCTGTCATTCGTCAAACAAGAACTCTCAG CATATATTAAAGGAGGCTGGATTCTCCGTAAAGCATGGAAGATGTACAATAAATGCCACAGCGACATCAGCCAGCTACAGGAAACCTGTCAGCGGAGGTCGTCTGGCAACCACGAGACCTTCTCAGCTGACAACGCCAATCACAATGAACCGGTGGAGAACGGTGTGACAGCAGAGGCCCTGGACCGACTCAAGGGCTCCGTCAGCTTCGGCTATGGCCTCTTCCACCTGTGTATATCAATGGTACCACCACACCTGCTCAAGATTATCAACCTCCTGGGTTTCCCCGGTGACCGTCTCCAGGGCCTGTCCTCCCTCATGTACGCCAGTGAGAGCAAAGACATGAAAGCACCTCTAGCTAC GTTGGCCCTCTTGTGGTACCACACAGTGGTGCTGCCTTTCTTTGCTCTGGACGGCTCTGACACAAATGCTGGTCTGATGGAAGCCAAAGCTATTCTCCAGAGAAAGTCGGTTGTGTACCCCAACTCCTCCCTCTTCATGTTCTTTAAGGGACGAGTTCAAAGGCTAGAG TGCCATATCAACAGTGCTTTGGCCTGTTTCCATGATGCATTAGAACTTGCATCAGACCAAAGAGAGATCCAGCATGTGTGTCTCTATGAGATTG GTTGGTGTAGTATGATAGAGATGAATTTTGAAGATGCCTACAGAGCATTTGAAAGACTGAAGAATGAGTCCCGCTGGTCACAGTGCTACTATGCCTACCTGACTGGAG TGTGTCAGGGTGCTTCAGGGGATCTGGATGGAGCAAGTGGCGTTTTCAAAGATGTGCAGAAGCTtttcaagagaaaaaacaaccaGATAGAGCAGTTTGCTGTCAAAAGG GCTGAGAGATTGAGAAAAGTCTCACCCACCAGAGAGCTATGCATCCTGGGCGTCATCGAAGTGCTTTATCTCTGGAAAGCACTTCCAAACTGCTCCTCATCGAAACTGCAGATAATGAATCAGG TATTACAGAGTTTAGATGATGCATCGTGCAGAGGCCTGAAGCATCTCCTTCTCGGTTCCATTCATAAATGCCATGGAAACATGAGAGATGCTGTTCAG TCATTCCAGCTGGCTGCTAGAGATGAATATGGACGACAGATCAACTCATACATTCAGCCTTATGCCGTCTATGAGCTGGGATGTATACTCATTGCAAAACCAGAG ACGGTGGGAAAGGGAAGATCATTTCTTCTTCAAGCCAag gaGGATTTTACAGGCTACGACTTTGAAAACCGACTTCATGTTCGCATCCATTCAGCCTTGGCTTCTTTGAAGGAAATGGTGCCTCAGTAA
- the zgc:103559 gene encoding zgc:103559: protein MELGSLVSVVRSERVLVGDEVRPAVIVIKDGKIHQILSTSSFTEHVGCKFVDVGDSVVMPGIVDCHVHVNEPGRTTWEGFWTATRAAAAGGVTTIVDMPLNSIPPTTTLDNFHEKLKEATGKCFVDTAFWGGVIPGNQLELQPMIQAGVAGFKCFLIHSGVDEFPHVADCDLHTAMKQLQGTGSVLLFHAERDVQESTEDNGDPCHYSTFLQSRPDVMEIEAIRLVTELCLQYRVRCHIVHLSSAKPLKLIQEARQAGAPLTVETTHHYLSLCAENIPEGATQFKCCPPIRGSINREQLWSAVKAGQIDMVVSDHSPCTPDLKKLSIGDFAQAWGGISSLQFGLPLFWSSASQRGFQLPDVVRLLSQKTAQLCSLGNRKGSLAPGFDADLVIWDPERDFVIEETSIHHKNKLTPYLGFRLHGVVRATILRGRLVYRDGSFCPEPLGKHLLIPQRESQAQL, encoded by the exons atggagCTGGGATCACTGGTTAGCGTCGTTAGGAGTGAGAGGGTACTGGTTGGTGATGAAGTGCGTCCTGCTGTCATAGTAATAAAGGATGGAAAGATACACCAGATACTCTCTACCAGCAGCTTTACTGAGCATGTTGGCTGTAAg TTCGTGGATGTGGGTGACAGTGTGGTGATGCCAGGCATCGTAGATTGTCATGTTCATGTGAATGAACCGGGTCGCACCACCTGGGAGGGCTTTTGGACCGCCaccagagctgctgcagctggaggggTGACGACCATTGTGGACATGCCCCT AAACAGCATCCCTCCAACCACAACGCTTGACAATTTTCATGAGAAGCTGAAGGAAGCGACAGGGAAGTGTTTTGTGGACACTGCCTTCTGGGGAGGTGTGATCCCTGGAAATCAG CTTGAACTTCAGCCCATGATCCAGGCTGGTGTGGCTGGCTTCAAGTGTTTCCTCATCCATAGTGGCGTTGATGAGTTCCCCCATGTGGCTGACTGTGATCTCCACACAGCTATGAAGCAGCTGCAAGGCACAGGAAGTGTCCTGCTG TTTCATGCAGAGAGAGATGTTCAGGAATCAACGGAGGACAATGGTG ACCCTTGCCATTACTCCACCTTCTTGCAGTCCAGGCCAGATGTAATGGAGATCGAAGCTATTCGCTTAGTCACTGAACTCTGTCTGCAGTACCG GGTTCGATGCCACATCGTTCACTTGTCCTCTGCTAAACCCCTGAAACTGATCCAGGAGGCCAGGCAGGCGGGGGCCCCCTTGACAGTGGAGACTACCCACCATTACCTCAGCCTGTGTGCAGAAAACATACCTGAAGGGGCCACGCAGTTTAAGTGCTGCCCTCCTATCCGAGGCTCTATAAACAGA GAGCAGTtatggtctgcagtgaaagctGGACAGATTGACATGGTGGTGTCTGATCACTCCCCCTGTACACCTGATCTGAAGAAACTCAGCATTGGGGACTTCGCTCAGGCTTGGGGAGGGATTTCATCTTTACAGTTTG GCTTGCCTCTGTTCTGGAGTTCAGCCAGTCAGAGAGGCTTTCAGCTGCCTGATGTTGTGAGGCTCCTCAGCCAAAAGACGGCCCAGCTGTGTAGCCTTGGCAACCGGAAGGGCAGCCTTGCGCCTGGCTTTGATGCCGACTTGGTTATATGGGACCCAGAGAGAGATTTTGTG ATTGAAGAAACAAGCATACACCACAAAAACAAG CTGACTCCCTACCTGGGCTTCAGGCTGCATGGAGTGGTGCGAGCCACCATCCTGAGGGGACGACTGGTGTACAGAGATGGCAGCTTCTGCCCAGAACCTCTGGGGAAACATCTTCTCATCCCTCAGAGGGAGAGTCAAGCCCAACTGTGA
- the LOC121652717 gene encoding tetratricopeptide repeat protein 39C-like isoform X3 translates to MSFGASFVSFLNAMMTFEEEKMQTACDDLRTTEKLCESDSAGVLETIRNKIKKSMDSQRSGVVVVDRLQRQIIVADCQVYLAVLSFVKQELSAYIKGGWILRKAWKMYNKCHSDISQLQETCQRRSSGNHETFSADNANHNEPVENGVTAEALDRLKGSVSFGYGLFHLCISMVPPHLLKIINLLGFPGDRLQGLSSLMYASESKDMKAPLATLALLWYHTVVLPFFALDGSDTNAGLMEAKAILQRKSVVYPNSSLFMFFKGRVQRLECHINSALACFHDALELASDQREIQHVCLYEIGWCSMIEMNFEDAYRAFERLKNESRWSQCYYAYLTGVCQGASGDLDGASGVFKDVQKLFKRKNNQIEQFAVKRVGITLTNTHFSFFSPYSERCHKCFLLFDSYLQAERLRKVSPTRELCILGVIEVLYLWKALPNCSSSKLQIMNQVLQSLDDASCRGLKHLLLGSIHKCHGNMRDAVQSFQLAARDEYGRQINSYIQPYAVYELGCILIAKPETVGKGRSFLLQAKEDFTGYDFENRLHVRIHSALASLKEMVPQ, encoded by the exons ATGAGCTTTGGGGCCAGTTTTGTCAGCTTCCTG AATGCTATGATGACATTTGAGGAGGAGAAGATGCAGACCGCCTGTGACGACCTGAGGACCACCGAGAAACTGTGTGAGAGCGACAGCGCGGGAGTGTTAGAGACAATCAGAAACAAGATTAAAAAGAGT ATGGACTCCCAAAGGTCAggcgtggtggtggtggaccgCCTGCAGAGACAAATCATTGTCGCCGACTGCCAAGTGTACCTGGCCGTTCTGTCATTCGTCAAACAAGAACTCTCAG CATATATTAAAGGAGGCTGGATTCTCCGTAAAGCATGGAAGATGTACAATAAATGCCACAGCGACATCAGCCAGCTACAGGAAACCTGTCAGCGGAGGTCGTCTGGCAACCACGAGACCTTCTCAGCTGACAACGCCAATCACAATGAACCGGTGGAGAACGGTGTGACAGCAGAGGCCCTGGACCGACTCAAGGGCTCCGTCAGCTTCGGCTATGGCCTCTTCCACCTGTGTATATCAATGGTACCACCACACCTGCTCAAGATTATCAACCTCCTGGGTTTCCCCGGTGACCGTCTCCAGGGCCTGTCCTCCCTCATGTACGCCAGTGAGAGCAAAGACATGAAAGCACCTCTAGCTAC GTTGGCCCTCTTGTGGTACCACACAGTGGTGCTGCCTTTCTTTGCTCTGGACGGCTCTGACACAAATGCTGGTCTGATGGAAGCCAAAGCTATTCTCCAGAGAAAGTCGGTTGTGTACCCCAACTCCTCCCTCTTCATGTTCTTTAAGGGACGAGTTCAAAGGCTAGAG TGCCATATCAACAGTGCTTTGGCCTGTTTCCATGATGCATTAGAACTTGCATCAGACCAAAGAGAGATCCAGCATGTGTGTCTCTATGAGATTG GTTGGTGTAGTATGATAGAGATGAATTTTGAAGATGCCTACAGAGCATTTGAAAGACTGAAGAATGAGTCCCGCTGGTCACAGTGCTACTATGCCTACCTGACTGGAG TGTGTCAGGGTGCTTCAGGGGATCTGGATGGAGCAAGTGGCGTTTTCAAAGATGTGCAGAAGCTtttcaagagaaaaaacaaccaGATAGAGCAGTTTGCTGTCAAAAGGGTTGGAATTACCTTAACTAATacacatttcagttttttttccccctattcTGAAAGATGTCATAAATGTTTCCTTCTGTTTGATTCATATCTGCAGGCTGAGAGATTGAGAAAAGTCTCACCCACCAGAGAGCTATGCATCCTGGGCGTCATCGAAGTGCTTTATCTCTGGAAAGCACTTCCAAACTGCTCCTCATCGAAACTGCAGATAATGAATCAGG TATTACAGAGTTTAGATGATGCATCGTGCAGAGGCCTGAAGCATCTCCTTCTCGGTTCCATTCATAAATGCCATGGAAACATGAGAGATGCTGTTCAG TCATTCCAGCTGGCTGCTAGAGATGAATATGGACGACAGATCAACTCATACATTCAGCCTTATGCCGTCTATGAGCTGGGATGTATACTCATTGCAAAACCAGAG ACGGTGGGAAAGGGAAGATCATTTCTTCTTCAAGCCAag gaGGATTTTACAGGCTACGACTTTGAAAACCGACTTCATGTTCGCATCCATTCAGCCTTGGCTTCTTTGAAGGAAATGGTGCCTCAGTAA